The Elaeis guineensis isolate ETL-2024a chromosome 14, EG11, whole genome shotgun sequence genome has a segment encoding these proteins:
- the LOC105057091 gene encoding putative serine/threonine-protein kinase-like protein CCR3, which yields MRLPIVTAAATIAAVLLALFFTPADGLGSAATLAISSGTVCGVLADAAPRSIQCARGTRQVFSIPPNASFDSVSGGRDFLCGLRSGGDAFFCWDASNASSTDLTPKRVYKGPPSLTNLTVGEDQVAAMNGTAIQWWRGDGSFPSAVPGSYHSLTSGRGFSCAIDANNTVQCWGRRRGPIQSFFSNMSMASIVAGDSHVCGLNTTGFLLCGGNNSYGQLDAPSGPAFEFSILALGATQSCAVRQSNGMVVCWGGDGGGRGSYSPVNNTAFEFIVAGDNLTCGLTTLNFSVVCWGTNRSNPAVTMLPLPRILPGICTSNQSSCKCDIFPDSASLCSGSGVICKACPFPSPPPPPPPPPPPPPPPPQPPSPSPSKKTSKRWLAFVIVGSVGSFAGLCTIVYWLWTWVSRNKKVHNSVQPTITTAGNGGATSGAGNGGGPFISPSGSRSRIFRRQGSRVMRRQRSGPSSFKDRAEQFTFAELAAATKSFSLETKIGAGSFGTVYKGKLSDGREVAIKRGESGQRTKKFQEKESAFQSELAFLSRLHHKHLVGLVGYCEEEEERLLVYEYMKNGALYDHLHSKESTSTVLNSWKMRIKVLLDAARGVEYLHNYAVPPIIHRDIKSSNILLDGNWVARVSDFGLSLMGPESNGGHLSARAAGTVGYMDPEYYGLHQLTVKSDVYGLGVVMLEVLTGKRAIFKDGEGGDPRSVVDYAGPRIAAGELARVLDSRVSPPGANETEAVELVAYTAVHCVSLEAKDRPFMADVVANLESALALCEDSHGSISSASISLASVD from the coding sequence ATGAGGCTCCCTATCGTCACCGCCGCGGCGACGATAGCTGCAGTTCTGCTCGCTCTTTTCTTCACCCCCGCGGATGGGCTGGGCTCTGCCGCTACCCTCGCCATCAGCTCCGGCACCGTCTGCGGCGTCCTCGCCGATGCCGCACCGCGGAGCATCCAGTGCGCCCGCGGAACTCGGCAGGTCTTCTCGATACCGCCGAACGCCTCGTTCGATTCCGTCTCCGGCGGCCGGGACTTCCTCTGCGGGCTTCGGTCCGGCGGCGACGCCTTCTTCTGCTGGGACGCCAGCAACGCCTCCTCCACCGACCTTACGCCGAAGCGCGTCTACAAAGGGCCCCCCTCGTTGACGAACCTCACCGTCGGTGAGGACCAGGTCGCCGCCATGAATGGCACGGCGATCCAGTGGTGGCGAGGTGACGGCAGCTTCCCCTCCGCCGTCCCCGGGTCCTACCACTCGCTGACCTCGGGGCGCGGCTTCTCCTGCGCCATTGACGCCAACAACACCGTCCAATGTTGGGGAAGGCGCCGCGGGCCGATCCAAAGTTTCTTTTCGAACATGTCCATGGCGAGCATCGTCGCAGGGGACTCACACGTCTGCGGTCTAAACACCACAGGCTTCTTACTCTGCGGGGGAAATAACAGTTATGGGCAATTGGACGCGCCCTCCGGCCCGGCATTCGAGTTCTCCATCCTCGCGTTGGGGGCGACCCAGTCGTGCGCGGTTCGGCAAAGCAACGGCATGGTAGTCTGCTGGGGTGGCGACGGCGGTGGGAGGGGGAGCTACTCCCCGGTAAACAACACCGCGTTCGAGTTCATTGTGGCCGGGGACAATCTCACGTGCGGCCTTACCACGTTGAACTTTTCGGTGGTGTGCTGGGGGACGAACCGGAGTAATCCGGCGGTGACCATGCTTCCGCTGCCGAGAATTCTTCCGGGTATTTGTACTTCTAATCAGAGTTCCTGCAAATGTGACATCTTTCCGGATTCGGCGAGTCTCTGCTCTGGTTCTGGAGTTATTTGCAAGGCCTGCCCATTTccgtcgccgccgccgccgccaccgccACCGCCCCCACCCCCGCCCCCGCCACCGCAGCCGCCGTCACCTTCGCCATCGAAAAAGACTAGCAAGCGATGGCTGGCTTTCGTGATCGTGGGATCAGTCGGCAGCTTCGCCGGACTTTGTACAATAGTCTATTGGCTATGGACATGGGTGTCCCGGAACAAGAAAGTCCACAACTCAGTACAGCCCACCATCACGACCGCCGGAAATGGAGGAGCCACTTCGGGTGCCGGAAATGGAGGGGGCCCTTTCATCTCCCCTTCGGGGTCCAGATCCCGAATATTCCGTCGGCAGGGTTCGCGGGTCATGAGGCGGCAGAGGAGCGGTCCGTCATCGTTCAAGGATAGGGCGGAGCAGTTCACCTTCGCCGAGCTCGCCGCCGCTACTAAAAGTTTCTCCTTGGAAACCAAAATCGGCGCCGGGAGCTTCGGGACTGTGTACAAAGGCAAGCTTTCCGACGGGCGCGAGGTGGCGATCAAAAGAGGCGAGTCCGGTCAGAGAACCAAGAAGTTCCAAGAGAAAGAGAGCGCCTTTCAGTCGGAACTGGCCTTCCTCTCGCGACTCCATCACAAACACCTGGTGGGCCTTGTGGGATActgcgaggaggaggaggagaggctcCTGGTCTACGAGTACATGAAGAACGGGGCTCTCTACGACCACCTCCACTCCAAGGAGAGCACCTCCACCGTCCTCAACTCCTGGAAGATGAGGATAAAGGTCTTATTAGACGCGGCGAGGGGCGTCGAATACCTACACAACTACGCCGTGCCGCCGATCATCCACAGAGACATCAAATCGTCGAACATCCTTCTGGATGGGAACTGGGTGGCGAGGGTGTCGGACTTCGGGCTATCGCTGATGGGTCCGGAGTCGAACGGCGGTCACCTATCGGCGAGGGCGGCGGGGACGGTGGGATACATGGACCCCGAGTACTACGGGCTCCACCAGTTGACGGTGAAGAGCGACGTCTACGGGCTTGGGGTGGTGATGCTGGAGGTGTTGACGGGGAAAAGAGCGATCTTTAAGGATGGGGAGGGTGGGGATCCGAGGAGCGTGGTGGACTACGCGGGGCCGAGGATCGCAGCCGGGGAGTTGGCGCGGGTGCTGGATTCACGGGTGTCGCCGCCGGGGGCGAACGAGACGGAGGCGGTGGAGCTGGTGGCGTACACCGCGGTGCACTGCGTGAGCCTCGAGGCGAAGGATCGGCCCTTCATGGCCGACGTCGTCGCCAACCTCGAGAGCGCCCTCGCGCTCTGCGAGGACAGCCATGGCAGCATCTCCAGCGCCAGCATCTCCCTCGCCTCCGTCGAttga